The following proteins come from a genomic window of Castor canadensis chromosome 17, mCasCan1.hap1v2, whole genome shotgun sequence:
- the Sox8 gene encoding transcription factor SOX-8: MLDMSEARTQPPCSPSGTASSMSHVEDSDSDAPPSPAGSEGLGRAAGAGGGGRGDAAESADERFPACIRDAVSQVLKGYDWSLVPMPVRGGGGGALKAKPHVKRPMNAFMVWAQAARRKLADQYPHLHNAELSKTLGKLWRLLSESEKRPFVEEAERLRVQHKKDHPDYKYQPRRRKSVKTGRSDSDSGTELVQHPGGAVYKADSVLSDSHHHGDHTGQTHGPPTPPTTPKTDLHHTASGGKQELKLEGRRLVDSGRQNIDFSNVDISELSSEVISNMDTFDVHEFDQYLPLNGHSALTTEPSQAAAAGSYGGTSYSHSGAAGVGASPVWAHKGTPSASASPTEAGPPRPHIKTEQLSPSHYSDQSHGSPGRSDYSSYSAQASVTPAAPATATSSFASAQCDYADLQASNYYSPYPSYPPSLYQYPYFHSSRRPYASPLLNGLSMPPAHSPSSNWDQPVYTTLTRP, from the exons ATGCTGGACATGAGCGAGGCCCGCACCCAGCCCCCCTGCAGCCCCTCTGGCACCGCCAGCTCCATGTCGCACGTGGAGGACTCGGATTCTGACGCTCCGCCGTCGCCAGCCGGCTCCGAGGGCCTGGGGCGAGCGGCGGGCGCGGGGGGCGGCGGCCGGGGCGACGCGGCAGAGTCGGCGGACGAGCGCTTCCCCGCCTGCATCCGCGACGCCGTGTCGCAGGTGCTCAAGGGCTACGACTGGAGCCTGGTGCCCATGCCGGTacgcggcggtggcggcggcgcgcTCAAGGCCAAGCCGCACGTGAAGCGGCCCATGAACGCCTTCATGGTGTGGGCGCAGGCGGCGCGCCGCAAGTTGGCGGACCAGTACCCGCACCTGCACAACGCGGAGCTCAGCAAGACACTGGGCAAGCTGTGGCG CTTGCTGAGTGAGAGCGAGAAGCGGCCATTCGTGGAGGAGGCCGAGAGGCTTCGTGTCCAGCACAAGAAGGACCACCCGGACTACAAGTACCAGCCACGCCGGAGGAAGAGTGTCAAGACCGGACGGAGCGACTCAGACTCCGGCACAGAGCTGGTCCAACACCCTGGCGGTGCCGTGTacaaggctgactcagttctcagtGACTCACATCACCACGGCGACCACACAG GCCAGACCCACGGACCTCCCACCCCGCCCACCACCCCCAAGACAGACCTGCACCACACCGCCAGTGGGGGCAAGCAGGAGCTGAAGCTGGAAGGGCGCCGTCTGGTGGACAGCGGGCGTCAGAACATCGACTTCAGCAATGTGGACATCTCGGAGCTCAGCAGTGAAGTCATCAGCAACATGGACACCTTCGATGTCCACGAGTTTGACCAGTACCTGCCCCTCAATGGCCACTCGGCCCTGACCACAGAGCCCAGCCAGGCGGCTGCTGCTGGATCTTATGGGGGCACCTCCTACTCCCACTCAGGGGCAGCCGGTGTTGGGGCGTCCCCCGTGTGGGCCCACAAGGGAACCCCATCTGCCTCAGCGTCACCCACCGAGGCGGGACCTCCGCGGCCACACATCAAGACGGAGCAGCTCAGCCCCAGCCACTACAGTGACCAGTCACATGGCTCTCCAGGCCGTTCTGACTACAGCTCCTATAGTGCCCAAGCCAGCGTCACCCCGGCCGCCCCTGCCACAGCCACCAGCTCCTTCGCCAGTGCACAGTGTGACTACGCTGACCTGCAGGCCTCCAACTACTACAGTCCCTACCCCAGCTACCCGCCCAGCCTCTACCAGTACCCCTATTTCCACTCGTCACGCCGGCCCTATGCCTCGCCATTGCTCAACGGTCTCTCCATGCCTCCCGCCCACAGCCCCAGCAGCAACTGGGACCAACCAGTGTACACCACCCTGACCAGACCTTGA